The following are from one region of the Rosistilla carotiformis genome:
- the groL gene encoding chaperonin GroEL (60 kDa chaperone family; promotes refolding of misfolded polypeptides especially under stressful conditions; forms two stacked rings of heptamers to form a barrel-shaped 14mer; ends can be capped by GroES; misfolded proteins enter the barrel where they are refolded when GroES binds), translating into MAKQIVFDDDARQPLLAGAAKLARAVRSTLGPRGRNAVLDKGWGSPKVTKDGVTVAEDIDLDDANENLGAQLIKEAASKTNDVAGDGTTTATVLAEAIFREGLKMEASGADPMALSRGIAKAVDMVTAAIQKLSTPISEKSKAEIRQVATIAGNNDPEIGRVLADAFAKVGKDGVITVEEGRSNETTVDVVEGMQFDRGFLSPHFVTNQDDVSVELENCAVLIFEEKISGNKKMIPLLEAISKSKKPLLIIAEDVEGEALATLVVNKMRGILNVCAVKAPGYGDRRKAILGDIAVLTGAQPIFKDLGIDLENVKLDDLGTVKKVKITSEDCTMVGGGGAKDKIEARVAQIRNEIAHTDSDYDREKLQERLAKLAGGVAQISVGAATETEMKERKALIDDARAATQAALEEGIVPGGGVALIRCEKHLLKLEESTEGDEKLGVRIIRNVLDKPLRAIAENAGLEGGVVVNRVRNLKDKNEGYDANSDKYVNMITAGIIDPAKVVRTSLSNAASVASLLLTTESLITEIPVEEEGGDDHHHDHGMGGMGGMGGMGGMPGMGGMGGMPGMM; encoded by the coding sequence GTGGCAAAACAGATCGTGTTTGATGACGATGCGAGGCAACCGCTATTGGCGGGTGCCGCAAAATTGGCGCGTGCGGTTCGCAGTACGTTGGGCCCTCGTGGTCGCAACGCAGTGCTGGACAAAGGTTGGGGTTCGCCCAAGGTGACAAAGGACGGGGTAACCGTTGCTGAAGACATCGACCTGGACGACGCAAATGAAAACCTTGGTGCTCAATTGATCAAGGAAGCCGCCAGCAAAACTAACGATGTCGCTGGCGACGGCACCACGACCGCCACCGTTTTGGCCGAAGCGATCTTCCGCGAAGGGCTGAAGATGGAAGCTTCCGGCGCCGATCCGATGGCACTCAGCCGTGGTATCGCCAAGGCTGTCGATATGGTTACCGCAGCGATTCAAAAGCTGTCGACACCGATCAGCGAAAAGAGCAAGGCGGAAATTCGTCAAGTCGCCACGATCGCCGGTAACAACGATCCTGAGATCGGCCGCGTATTGGCTGACGCGTTCGCCAAAGTTGGCAAAGATGGCGTGATCACGGTCGAAGAAGGTCGATCCAACGAAACGACCGTCGACGTTGTCGAAGGGATGCAGTTCGACCGCGGTTTCCTGTCGCCTCACTTCGTCACCAATCAAGACGATGTCTCCGTCGAATTGGAAAACTGTGCGGTTTTGATTTTCGAAGAGAAGATCAGCGGCAACAAGAAGATGATCCCGCTGCTCGAAGCGATCAGCAAGTCCAAGAAGCCATTGTTGATCATCGCCGAAGACGTCGAAGGCGAAGCGTTGGCGACTTTGGTTGTCAACAAGATGCGCGGCATCTTGAACGTCTGTGCCGTGAAGGCTCCAGGCTATGGCGATCGCCGCAAGGCAATCCTTGGCGACATCGCCGTCCTGACCGGTGCACAACCGATCTTCAAGGATCTGGGCATCGATCTGGAAAACGTCAAGCTGGACGACCTGGGAACGGTCAAGAAGGTCAAGATCACCAGCGAAGACTGCACGATGGTTGGCGGTGGCGGAGCGAAGGACAAGATCGAAGCACGCGTCGCTCAAATCCGTAACGAAATCGCTCACACCGATAGCGATTACGATCGTGAAAAGCTGCAGGAACGCTTGGCCAAACTGGCCGGTGGCGTCGCTCAAATCAGCGTCGGCGCAGCAACCGAAACGGAAATGAAAGAACGCAAGGCGTTGATCGACGACGCGCGTGCGGCAACGCAAGCGGCATTGGAAGAAGGCATCGTCCCAGGTGGCGGCGTGGCCTTGATCCGCTGCGAAAAGCATCTTCTGAAGTTGGAAGAGTCGACCGAAGGGGACGAGAAACTGGGCGTTCGCATCATCCGCAACGTGCTGGACAAACCTCTGCGTGCGATCGCTGAAAATGCCGGTCTCGAAGGGGGCGTGGTCGTCAATCGCGTCCGCAACCTGAAGGACAAGAACGAAGGCTACGATGCCAACAGCGACAAGTACGTCAACATGATCACCGCTGGGATCATCGATCCCGCCAAGGTCGTTCGCACCTCGCTGTCCAACGCAGCCAGCGTGGCATCGCTGTTGCTGACCACCGAATCGTTGATCACCGAAATTCCTGTTGAGGAAGAAGGTGGCGACGACCATCACCATGACCACGGAATGGGTGGCATGGGCGGAATGGGTGGCATGGGCGGCATGCCTGGAATGGGCGGCATGGGTGGCATGCCTGGCATGATGTAA
- a CDS encoding co-chaperone GroES has protein sequence MAKINIRPLDDRVVVQPASAEETTAGGIVLPDSAQEKPQRGTVVAVGPGKLLDSGSRGELCVAVGDVVIYGRYGGSEIEIDGQELKILRESDILAKVC, from the coding sequence ATGGCAAAGATCAATATCCGTCCTTTGGATGACCGTGTTGTTGTGCAACCCGCATCGGCGGAAGAAACCACCGCAGGCGGCATCGTTCTGCCCGACTCGGCTCAAGAAAAACCACAACGCGGCACTGTCGTTGCCGTAGGCCCTGGCAAATTGTTGGACAGCGGCAGCCGTGGCGAATTGTGCGTTGCTGTTGGCGACGTGGTGATCTACGGCCGTTACGGCGGCAGCGAAATCGAGATCGACGGCCAAGAGCTGAAGATTCTTCGCGAAAGCGACATCTTGGCAAAGGTTTGCTAG
- the groL gene encoding chaperonin GroEL (60 kDa chaperone family; promotes refolding of misfolded polypeptides especially under stressful conditions; forms two stacked rings of heptamers to form a barrel-shaped 14mer; ends can be capped by GroES; misfolded proteins enter the barrel where they are refolded when GroES binds) produces the protein MAKQLLFDDHARARMLAGVEKLAQAVAITMGPTGRNVIIDKSFGGPTVTKDGVTVAKEVDLEDRFENMGSKLVVEVAQKTSDLAGDGTTTATVLAHAIFKEGLRNIVAGSNPTAIRRGIDRAVEAASAKLHEMARPVSSKDQVASVGAISANNDNEIGGLLADALERVGKDGVITVEEGKTRETEVSYVDGMQFDKGFVSPYFITDPGSMEASLENALVLLYEKKISNIRDLVPILEKSAQSGQPLLIIAEDVDAEALTLLVVNKLRGTLNVCAVKAPGFGDRRKAMLGDIAVLTGGTLISEDLGIQLENVTLEQLGRAKKVSVDKNSTTIVEGGGKRADIDKRVSQIRAQIEQTDSEYDKEKFQERLAKLAGGVAIVSVGAETEADMKQKKARVEDALHATRAAVEEGILPGGGVALVRCKQAVEDCKKGAKADEKIGVDIVLRALDAPMRQIADNGGIDGSVVVDNVEQLKENHGYNAYTGEYGDMFAYGVIDPVKVTRTALANAASIAGLLLTTEALVTNFDQEDKDKRAVEGVIA, from the coding sequence GTGGCAAAGCAATTGCTTTTTGATGATCACGCCCGAGCACGCATGCTCGCAGGCGTTGAGAAATTGGCCCAAGCTGTCGCGATCACGATGGGGCCAACCGGTCGCAACGTAATCATCGACAAATCGTTTGGCGGGCCGACCGTTACCAAAGATGGTGTAACGGTTGCCAAAGAAGTCGATCTGGAAGATCGTTTTGAGAACATGGGCAGCAAGCTGGTTGTCGAGGTCGCTCAAAAGACCAGCGACCTGGCTGGCGACGGCACCACGACGGCCACCGTGTTGGCCCACGCGATCTTCAAAGAAGGTCTTCGCAACATCGTTGCCGGCAGCAACCCAACGGCGATTCGTCGCGGTATCGATCGCGCTGTCGAAGCGGCTTCGGCCAAGCTGCACGAAATGGCCCGTCCGGTCAGCAGCAAGGATCAAGTCGCCAGCGTTGGCGCGATCAGTGCCAACAACGACAACGAAATCGGCGGCCTGTTGGCCGATGCGTTGGAGCGTGTTGGCAAAGACGGCGTGATCACGGTCGAAGAAGGCAAGACTCGCGAAACCGAAGTCTCCTACGTCGACGGAATGCAGTTCGACAAGGGCTTCGTTTCGCCTTACTTCATCACCGATCCAGGCTCGATGGAAGCCAGCTTGGAAAACGCGTTGGTGCTGTTGTACGAAAAGAAGATCAGCAACATCCGCGACTTGGTGCCAATCCTTGAAAAGTCGGCTCAAAGCGGTCAGCCATTGTTGATCATCGCCGAAGACGTCGACGCCGAAGCGTTGACCTTGTTGGTTGTCAACAAGCTGCGTGGCACTTTGAACGTCTGTGCCGTCAAGGCTCCAGGCTTCGGCGATCGCCGCAAGGCCATGTTGGGCGACATCGCGGTTCTGACCGGCGGTACGTTGATCAGCGAAGACTTGGGCATTCAGCTTGAAAATGTCACGCTGGAACAACTCGGCCGCGCGAAGAAGGTCAGCGTCGACAAGAACTCGACAACGATCGTGGAAGGTGGCGGCAAGCGTGCCGACATCGACAAACGCGTTTCGCAGATCCGTGCTCAGATCGAACAGACCGACAGCGAATACGACAAAGAGAAGTTCCAAGAGCGCTTGGCCAAGTTGGCCGGTGGCGTGGCGATTGTCAGCGTTGGTGCCGAAACCGAAGCGGACATGAAGCAAAAGAAGGCCCGTGTCGAAGACGCGTTGCACGCAACCCGTGCTGCCGTCGAAGAAGGCATCTTGCCAGGCGGCGGTGTGGCGTTGGTACGCTGCAAGCAAGCGGTCGAAGATTGCAAGAAGGGTGCGAAAGCCGATGAAAAGATCGGTGTCGATATCGTCTTGCGTGCTCTGGACGCTCCAATGCGTCAGATCGCCGACAATGGCGGGATCGACGGTAGCGTCGTTGTCGACAACGTCGAACAACTGAAAGAGAACCACGGCTACAACGCTTACACCGGTGAATATGGCGACATGTTCGCTTACGGTGTGATCGATCCCGTCAAGGTGACTCGCACGGCGCTTGCCAACGCAGCGAGCATCGCTGGCTTGTTGTTGACGACCGAAGCCTTGGTTACCAACTTCGATCAAGAAGACAAGGACAAGCGTGCGGTTGAAGGCGTCATCGCGTAA
- the dnaJ gene encoding molecular chaperone DnaJ, with product MAEKRDYYELLGVSKDAGKPEIDKAYRRLAIKYHPDSNRNDENAVEQFKEISEAYEVLNDPDKRARYDQYGHAGLGGGAPQFNDVEDIFEAFGDMFGGSVFGDMFGGGRGGRRKRVRRGGDVRCDVTLTLEEAASGVRKEVKFRRRVACTGCDGSGAAKGSEPQPCVACGGVGQVIQSAGILRVQTSCPHCGGAGKVIRDPCQTCRGQGLEERRVSLDVDIPGGVDDGMRVRITGEGEASPDGGPPGDAYCFVKVIEHALFQRDGANLILQLPIGYSQAVLGAELDVPTLDGRESLTIQKGTRSGEVYRLRGRGMPDPRGGRRGDLLVQTFIEVPKKVNEKQEKLLRQLAELDEEHVMPERKSFLEKIKTFFEPEESDA from the coding sequence ATGGCCGAAAAACGCGACTATTACGAATTGCTTGGTGTCAGCAAAGACGCCGGCAAACCCGAAATCGACAAGGCATACCGTCGGTTGGCAATCAAGTACCATCCTGATTCCAACCGCAATGACGAAAACGCCGTCGAACAGTTCAAAGAGATCAGCGAAGCCTACGAGGTTTTGAACGATCCTGACAAACGCGCCCGCTACGACCAATACGGCCACGCCGGCCTTGGCGGCGGTGCCCCTCAATTCAACGACGTCGAAGACATCTTCGAAGCCTTCGGCGACATGTTCGGCGGGTCGGTCTTTGGCGACATGTTCGGTGGCGGACGCGGGGGGCGACGCAAACGCGTCCGACGCGGTGGCGATGTCCGATGCGACGTCACGCTGACGTTGGAAGAAGCGGCCAGCGGTGTTCGCAAAGAGGTCAAGTTCCGCCGCCGCGTAGCCTGCACCGGTTGCGATGGGTCGGGCGCCGCCAAGGGAAGCGAACCGCAACCCTGCGTCGCGTGCGGTGGCGTGGGACAAGTCATTCAATCGGCAGGCATCTTGCGGGTCCAGACATCGTGTCCCCATTGCGGCGGCGCAGGTAAAGTCATCCGCGATCCTTGCCAAACATGCCGCGGTCAGGGACTGGAAGAACGGCGCGTCAGCTTGGATGTCGATATCCCGGGCGGCGTCGACGATGGCATGCGGGTTCGAATCACCGGCGAAGGGGAAGCGAGTCCCGACGGCGGACCACCGGGCGACGCGTATTGCTTCGTCAAAGTCATCGAACATGCATTGTTCCAACGCGACGGCGCGAATCTGATTTTGCAGTTGCCGATCGGTTATTCCCAAGCGGTCTTGGGTGCCGAATTGGACGTGCCGACCCTGGACGGTCGCGAATCGCTAACGATTCAGAAGGGGACTCGCAGCGGCGAGGTCTATCGCCTGCGTGGCCGCGGAATGCCCGACCCTCGCGGCGGACGACGCGGCGACCTGTTGGTGCAAACGTTTATCGAAGTCCCGAAGAAGGTGAACGAGAAGCAGGAAAAATTGCTTCGTCAGTTGGCCGAACTGGACGAAGAGCACGTGATGCCCGAACGAAAGTCATTTTTGGAGAAGATCAAGACGTTTTTTGAACCCGAGGAATCGGACGCCTAA
- the grpE gene encoding nucleotide exchange factor GrpE — MNNQESNNPEDTSADEAGFDATSEANLNDEAFDAVAGEIGGSSEGPSLEMQLAEANGQILKLHAELENVRKRIRREADEQIRYASLPLIHGLLEVFDNLRRALEAAETSQSTSGLVEGVQMVAKQFEDTLGKFHCKPIPAKGETFDPHVHEAISQMPSDEFAAGTVMIEATQGFQLHDRVVRPSQVVVSTGN, encoded by the coding sequence ATGAATAATCAAGAATCAAACAACCCTGAAGACACCTCGGCCGATGAAGCCGGCTTCGACGCAACTTCCGAAGCCAATCTGAACGACGAAGCTTTCGACGCGGTAGCCGGCGAGATCGGCGGCAGCAGCGAAGGCCCTTCTTTGGAAATGCAATTGGCCGAAGCCAACGGTCAAATCCTGAAACTGCATGCGGAACTGGAAAACGTGCGCAAACGGATCCGTCGCGAAGCGGACGAACAGATTCGCTATGCGTCGCTGCCGCTGATCCATGGACTGTTGGAAGTCTTCGACAACCTGCGTCGTGCCCTGGAAGCTGCCGAAACGTCGCAATCGACGAGCGGACTTGTCGAAGGCGTCCAAATGGTCGCCAAGCAGTTCGAAGACACCTTGGGCAAGTTCCACTGCAAACCAATTCCCGCCAAGGGAGAGACCTTTGATCCACACGTCCACGAAGCGATCTCGCAAATGCCCAGCGATGAATTTGCTGCCGGCACGGTGATGATTGAAGCCACCCAAGGCTTCCAATTGCACGATCGCGTGGTTCGCCCCAGCCAAGTGGTCGTCAGTACCGGGAACTAA
- a CDS encoding FmdB family zinc ribbon protein: MPTYDYECDACGHEFEHFQGINDPHLKKCPECKKSKLRRLFGTGAAVVFKGSGFYQTDYRSESYKKGAAADKKSSKPKSESKSADKAPAAKSESKPKKAAD, from the coding sequence ATGCCAACCTACGATTACGAGTGCGATGCGTGTGGTCACGAGTTTGAGCATTTTCAAGGGATCAATGATCCACATTTGAAGAAGTGCCCCGAATGTAAGAAGTCGAAGTTGCGACGCTTGTTCGGCACCGGGGCAGCCGTTGTTTTTAAAGGTTCGGGTTTCTATCAAACCGATTACCGAAGCGAATCCTACAAGAAGGGAGCCGCAGCGGACAAAAAGAGCAGCAAGCCGAAGTCGGAAAGTAAATCCGCCGACAAGGCACCCGCTGCCAAATCGGAATCGAAACCCAAGAAAGCTGCGGACTAG
- a CDS encoding zinc-dependent alcohol dehydrogenase family protein, translating into MMIAAIYRDFKGSIAIENVPDPTPTKQGVVIRVEATGLCRSDWHGWMGHDPDIRLPHVPGHELAGVIEAVGSEVASWRTGQCVTLPFVCGCGRCRQCAAGQQQVCDHQFQPGFTHWGSFAQYVAIDYADANLVELPDAIACTTAASLGCRFATAFRAIVDQGQVRAGQWVAVHGSGGVGLSAIMIAGALGANVIAIDIDDRKLDFARTVGAVATINAQTVDDVVAEIQAITGGGADLSLDALGSPTTCFQSVACLRKRGKHVQVGLMLADHQHPPVPMDKVIAGELEILGSHGMQAHRYPAMLAMIAAGKLQPEKLVGSTIPLSEAVTALPAMDRYQGTGVTIIDRFE; encoded by the coding sequence ATGATGATTGCGGCAATCTATCGCGACTTCAAGGGTTCCATCGCGATCGAGAACGTGCCCGATCCGACTCCGACCAAGCAGGGCGTTGTGATCCGAGTGGAAGCCACCGGATTGTGCCGCAGCGATTGGCACGGTTGGATGGGGCACGATCCCGACATCCGCTTGCCGCATGTTCCGGGGCACGAATTGGCGGGAGTGATCGAAGCGGTTGGTAGCGAGGTCGCTTCCTGGCGGACCGGCCAATGCGTGACCCTTCCCTTCGTCTGCGGTTGCGGCCGCTGCCGGCAATGTGCCGCCGGTCAGCAACAGGTTTGCGACCATCAGTTCCAACCGGGGTTCACGCACTGGGGCAGCTTTGCCCAGTACGTTGCGATCGATTACGCCGACGCCAATCTTGTCGAATTGCCCGATGCGATCGCCTGCACCACCGCCGCAAGCCTGGGTTGTCGGTTCGCTACCGCGTTTCGAGCGATCGTCGACCAAGGCCAGGTTCGGGCCGGACAATGGGTCGCCGTCCATGGGTCCGGGGGAGTGGGACTCTCAGCGATCATGATCGCGGGCGCTTTGGGAGCCAACGTGATCGCGATCGATATCGATGATCGAAAGCTGGATTTTGCGCGGACCGTCGGCGCTGTAGCAACAATCAACGCGCAAACCGTCGACGACGTGGTCGCTGAAATTCAAGCGATCACCGGTGGCGGAGCCGATCTGTCGCTCGACGCCTTGGGCAGCCCGACCACCTGCTTCCAATCGGTCGCCTGCCTGCGAAAGCGAGGCAAACACGTGCAGGTCGGATTGATGTTGGCCGACCACCAACATCCCCCGGTACCGATGGACAAAGTCATCGCCGGAGAATTGGAAATTTTGGGCAGCCATGGGATGCAAGCGCATCGCTATCCAGCGATGCTCGCCATGATCGCGGCAGGAAAACTGCAACCGGAAAAGCTTGTCGGGTCGACGATTCCATTGTCCGAAGCCGTTACGGCACTTCCCGCAATGGATCGCTATCAAGGAACCGGCGTTACGATCATCGATCGCTTCGAATAG
- a CDS encoding carboxymuconolactone decarboxylase family protein, producing the protein MTDFNVHTIQSAPDASRPQLEQSQKAYGYVPNLHGVMAESPALLEAYRTVATIFDTKTELSATERQIIAMTNNRLNGCTYCMAAHTSIMQAANVSEDVITALRDGTSIADPKLEALRVFAEQVNTKRGWVAEDDIEALLAAGYTKQTVFEVIVGTAYKVLSNYTNHIGQTPLDEGFAKNEWNAEPQRAN; encoded by the coding sequence ATGACCGACTTCAACGTCCACACGATCCAGTCCGCTCCCGACGCGAGCAGGCCACAACTAGAACAGAGTCAGAAGGCGTATGGATATGTGCCCAATCTCCACGGCGTGATGGCTGAGTCACCCGCGTTGTTGGAAGCTTATCGAACAGTCGCCACGATCTTCGACACGAAAACGGAGCTTAGCGCGACCGAACGGCAAATCATCGCGATGACCAACAACCGGCTGAATGGATGCACCTACTGCATGGCCGCGCACACTTCGATCATGCAAGCGGCAAACGTTTCCGAAGATGTGATCACCGCGCTTCGTGACGGCACGTCGATTGCAGACCCGAAGCTGGAAGCCCTGCGCGTCTTTGCGGAGCAGGTAAACACCAAGCGTGGTTGGGTGGCGGAGGATGATATCGAAGCGTTACTAGCCGCTGGATACACCAAGCAGACCGTTTTCGAAGTGATCGTCGGGACGGCGTACAAGGTGTTGTCGAACTACACCAACCACATCGGGCAAACCCCGTTGGATGAAGGTTTCGCCAAAAACGAATGGAACGCAGAACCCCAGCGGGCCAATTGA
- a CDS encoding SDR family oxidoreductase, whose protein sequence is MTFDVKNKTVLVTGANRGIGKAILEEALQRGAAKVYAAVRNVDSAAPLVDAHGDKVVPIRIDLDDPASITAASETATDVDVVVNNAGVLKTASAIAGDAIESLQFEMNANVYGLMRVAQAFAPVLKANGGGALVQLNSVASVKTFPNFATYCASKAASYSITQGLRETLREQGTQVVSVHPGPIDTDMGTAAGFEETASPSSVANAIFKALAEARFHVWPDPVAQQIGEAYQSFAENVVEADKQEESVG, encoded by the coding sequence ATGACATTTGACGTGAAGAACAAGACGGTACTGGTTACCGGTGCCAACCGTGGGATTGGCAAAGCGATTCTAGAAGAAGCGTTGCAGCGAGGAGCGGCCAAAGTTTATGCGGCGGTCCGAAATGTTGATTCCGCCGCACCATTGGTCGATGCGCACGGAGACAAAGTCGTGCCGATTCGGATCGACTTAGATGATCCCGCATCGATCACAGCGGCCTCAGAAACGGCAACCGACGTCGACGTTGTCGTCAACAACGCGGGCGTCCTGAAAACCGCTTCGGCCATCGCTGGCGATGCAATCGAATCGTTGCAGTTCGAAATGAACGCCAACGTCTACGGATTGATGCGTGTCGCACAAGCGTTCGCTCCCGTATTGAAAGCCAATGGCGGCGGAGCGCTCGTCCAGCTGAACAGCGTCGCATCGGTGAAGACCTTTCCCAACTTTGCAACTTACTGCGCGTCGAAGGCGGCCAGCTATTCGATCACCCAAGGGCTACGTGAAACCTTGCGGGAACAAGGCACCCAGGTCGTCAGCGTTCATCCGGGCCCTATCGATACCGATATGGGAACCGCCGCGGGATTTGAAGAGACAGCCTCCCCTTCATCGGTCGCAAACGCAATTTTCAAGGCGTTGGCAGAAGCTCGCTTCCACGTATGGCCCGATCCGGTAGCGCAACAGATCGGTGAAGCCTACCAAAGCTTTGCTGAAAACGTCGTCGAAGCGGACAAGCAGGAAGAAAGCGTCGGCTAA
- a CDS encoding haloacid dehalogenase type II, with the protein MKRTLSALVITIFAATLTVNHATAQDNENASQPKTSREESDHVQRPKVIIFDVNETLLDLAPLKTSVGKALGGREDLLPLWFSTMLHYSLVETLTDNYHHFGEIGTAALMMVAQTQGIELSYEEAKTSIVTPLRSLPPHGDVLAAITALSKAGYTIVSLTNSSAKGVETQFQNAGLTELFEKRYTVESLKKYKPHPDTYRMVLKDLGVQPEQVLMVAAHAWDIAGATNAGLQTAFVARPGKALYPLAPKPDYVVKDLTELVQALEKTRPAATAK; encoded by the coding sequence ATGAAACGAACACTCTCCGCACTCGTCATCACGATTTTTGCAGCGACCTTAACGGTCAACCACGCAACGGCCCAAGACAACGAAAACGCATCCCAACCAAAAACGTCACGCGAGGAAAGCGATCACGTGCAGCGTCCCAAAGTGATCATCTTCGATGTCAATGAAACGCTACTCGATCTTGCGCCACTGAAGACCTCCGTCGGCAAAGCCCTTGGCGGCCGCGAAGATCTTCTGCCGCTGTGGTTCTCCACGATGCTCCACTACTCGTTGGTCGAAACGCTGACCGACAACTATCATCACTTCGGCGAGATCGGAACCGCCGCGCTGATGATGGTCGCCCAGACGCAAGGGATCGAACTGAGCTATGAGGAAGCCAAAACGTCGATCGTGACGCCGCTCCGCTCGCTGCCGCCGCACGGCGACGTTTTGGCCGCGATCACCGCTCTCTCCAAGGCCGGATACACGATCGTCAGCCTGACCAATTCATCCGCCAAAGGGGTCGAGACTCAATTCCAGAATGCCGGGCTGACCGAGCTGTTTGAAAAGCGATACACGGTGGAGAGCTTGAAGAAATACAAGCCCCATCCCGACACCTACCGGATGGTTCTCAAAGACCTCGGCGTTCAACCCGAACAGGTTTTGATGGTCGCCGCCCACGCGTGGGATATTGCGGGGGCTACCAATGCGGGACTGCAAACCGCCTTTGTCGCGCGGCCCGGAAAAGCGCTCTATCCCCTTGCTCCCAAGCCCGACTACGTCGTGAAGGATCTGACGGAGTTAGTCCAAGCTTTGGAAAAAACGCGTCCCGCTGCAACGGCCAAATAA
- the miaA gene encoding tRNA (adenosine(37)-N6)-dimethylallyltransferase MiaA codes for MGSPTTFPPLTQRAWFLTGPTASGKSTIAVCLAQHLDLEILSLDSMTVYRRMDLGTAKPAAALQQQTVHHLLDQVDPDTEFSAAQYLETAHAAVDQIVGRGKLPLFVGGTPLYLKACLRGFDAGPPADWEFRKAIEEELREHGAEALRARLQQVDPLSAHQLHPNDTRRMIRALEVARLTGQPISHRQVQFEASHSADEANVYALHWPRNLLHQRIDRRVEQMFADGLVDEVAAIRRDFPTISRTALQAVGYKEVFEFLDGTIDLSTTIDQVKAHTRQLARRQETWLRSMSEVQFIEMDEQRTHEDVAAEILQRSRDRKGPGTTTSENDLPTPDTDSQDSDAGSAPDA; via the coding sequence ATGGGCTCACCGACAACCTTCCCCCCGCTGACCCAACGTGCCTGGTTTTTAACGGGCCCCACGGCTTCGGGCAAATCGACGATTGCCGTCTGTTTGGCGCAGCATCTGGATCTGGAGATCTTGTCGCTTGATTCGATGACGGTCTACCGTCGGATGGATCTGGGGACTGCGAAACCTGCCGCTGCGCTTCAGCAGCAGACCGTGCATCATCTGTTAGATCAGGTCGATCCAGACACGGAATTTAGCGCCGCGCAATACTTGGAGACGGCTCATGCGGCGGTCGATCAGATCGTTGGCCGCGGCAAGTTGCCGCTGTTTGTGGGGGGCACTCCGCTGTACCTGAAGGCCTGTCTCCGCGGGTTCGACGCCGGACCACCAGCCGATTGGGAGTTTCGCAAGGCGATCGAAGAGGAGCTGCGGGAACATGGTGCCGAAGCTTTGCGTGCTCGGTTGCAGCAAGTGGATCCGTTGTCGGCGCATCAGTTGCATCCGAACGATACTCGCCGGATGATCCGAGCTTTGGAGGTGGCCCGATTAACGGGGCAACCGATCAGCCATCGACAAGTTCAATTCGAAGCGTCGCATTCGGCGGATGAAGCCAATGTGTACGCGCTGCATTGGCCACGAAATCTGCTGCACCAACGGATCGATCGACGCGTCGAACAGATGTTTGCGGACGGTTTAGTCGACGAGGTGGCGGCGATCCGACGCGATTTCCCCACGATCAGCCGGACGGCACTGCAGGCGGTGGGATACAAGGAAGTCTTTGAATTCTTGGATGGCACGATCGACCTGAGCACCACGATCGATCAGGTCAAAGCGCATACGAGGCAGTTGGCGCGTCGCCAGGAGACTTGGCTGCGGTCGATGTCGGAGGTGCAGTTCATCGAGATGGATGAGCAGCGAACCCACGAGGACGTCGCCGCCGAGATCTTACAAAGATCGCGCGACCGCAAAGGCCCCGGTACAACGACATCGGAAAATGATCTTCCCACGCCCGATACCGACAGCCAAGACTCGGACGCCGGATCGGCGCCCGACGCTTAA